From a region of the candidate division WOR-3 bacterium genome:
- a CDS encoding alpha/beta fold hydrolase: protein MSSQSKPQVTGYKLQVRTAVVALCLVLLAGCMSLDAFLFEPTQVGEYLRPEDMDSDWHVRWVIPDSLIETVSLQSENGNTIYGFFVQAQPDTGFSLSVPTVLYCHGRGENINRYWGRVELLWEMGYNVFIFDYQGYGKSEGSASGEACYADARAALDYVRGRGDVDTTKVVYYGWSLGSFVATYLAADVRRPAALVLENPIASTSALAKEGSVLAIPGSFVAKADFDNERRIPLVDARVMIVYGKKDVTAVPKWHAEVLIEKAKGKVPELKVEVVAEADHSDLPEVMGYPTYRKVVSDFIGR, encoded by the coding sequence ATGAGTAGTCAGAGCAAGCCACAGGTTACAGGTTACAAGTTACAGGTAAGGACCGCGGTGGTGGCACTTTGCCTTGTGCTGTTGGCCGGATGTATGAGTCTGGACGCGTTCTTGTTCGAGCCGACGCAGGTGGGTGAGTATCTCCGGCCCGAAGATATGGACTCAGACTGGCACGTGCGCTGGGTAATTCCTGACTCGCTGATTGAGACTGTTTCACTTCAGTCTGAGAATGGCAATACCATCTACGGGTTCTTCGTCCAGGCACAGCCTGATACCGGCTTCTCCCTGAGCGTACCGACTGTTCTCTACTGCCACGGCCGCGGGGAGAACATCAACCGTTATTGGGGCCGGGTGGAGTTGCTATGGGAAATGGGGTACAACGTTTTCATTTTCGACTACCAGGGCTATGGCAAGAGTGAAGGCTCGGCCTCGGGCGAGGCGTGTTATGCCGACGCCCGGGCCGCGCTTGACTACGTACGTGGCCGCGGGGACGTGGACACGACCAAGGTGGTCTACTACGGCTGGTCTCTGGGCAGCTTCGTTGCCACGTACCTGGCCGCAGACGTACGCCGGCCGGCCGCGTTGGTACTGGAAAACCCGATTGCCTCTACCTCGGCGCTGGCGAAGGAAGGGTCGGTGCTGGCGATTCCGGGCAGTTTCGTGGCCAAGGCTGATTTCGACAATGAACGCCGCATCCCTCTGGTGGACGCCCGGGTGATGATAGTCTACGGCAAGAAGGATGTCACGGCGGTGCCCAAGTGGCATGCTGAGGTGCTGATAGAAAAGGCGAAGGGCAAGGTGCCCGAACTCAAGGTCGAGGTGGTCGCCGAAGCCGACCACTCAGACCTGCCCGAAGTGATGGGCTATCCGACCTA